The Arachis hypogaea cultivar Tifrunner chromosome 19, arahy.Tifrunner.gnm2.J5K5, whole genome shotgun sequence genome has a window encoding:
- the LOC112779397 gene encoding F-box/kelch-repeat protein At3g23880-like, whose translation MEQPHDYYERKRMPLTVTIHASKRLLSSTVTQSQPLPLLPDELIREILLRLPARSLLRLRKVCSSWKTLISIPQFAKDHLQHSTAADPSLSGPRVAYHHSCHYEFGDFSLRSLVENPSKPTEIVLLEERLNHVVIGSCNGLLCFYDVVGINIFVRLWNPCTGLLTTPSVERGDFLTVFGFGYDHVNDKYKLFAIVNHMGYHTTKIHTFCRNPSKRAIQGIPFSSIKGDRKGVFVPGTATLNWILDCLVFSLDLVKETFSEFSLPVSDPNDKTFNFPGLCELRNCLAYCFNHEKTHWFVWIMKEYGVPKSWTKLAIIPCLPRLTDYHLRPLYIWGNNILVAVASSLRIVLYNLDNGSFEFPVLKPTPSIGLFVFVYQESLVSPPYPGLPSSSFS comes from the coding sequence ATGGAGCAGCCACATGATTATTACGAGAGGAAGAGGATGCCTTTAACAGTCACCATACACGCCTCAAAACGGCTGCTGTCTTCGACGGTAACGCAATCGCAGCCGCTGCCGTTACTTCCGGATGAACTCATCAGAGAAATCTTGCTGAGGCTTCCGGCGAGATCGCTGCTTCGGTTACGGAAAGTATGTAGTTCATGGAAAACCCTAATTTCCATCCCTCAATTCGCCAAAGACCATCTTCAACATTCAACCGCTGCGGATCCAAGTTTGAGTGGGCCACGAGTTGCTTATCATCATAGTTGCCACTACGAATTCGGAGATTTCTCCTTACGCTCCTTGGTCGAGAACCCTTCCAAACCTACCGAAATCGTTCTTTTGGAGGAGAGACTTAACCACGTAGTTATTGGCTCTTGCAATGGATTGCTGTGCTTTTATGATGTTGTTGGCATCAACATCTTTGTCAGGTTGTGGAATCCCTGTACTGGATTATTGACAACCCCATCGGTGGAACGTGGGGATTTCTTAACGGTTTTCGGCTTCGGCTATGATCATGTGAACGACAAGTACAAGCTTTTTGCGATTGTAAATCACATGGGGTATCATACAACCAAAATTCATACATTTTGCCGCAACCCTTCCAAGAGAGCCATTCAAGGTATCCCATTTAGCAGCATAAAGGGTGATCGTAAAGGGGTATTTGTGCCTGGCACCGCTACCCTTAACTGGATCCTGGATTGCTTGGTTTTTTCCCTTGACTTGGTGAAGGAGACTTTTAGTGAGTTTTCCCTTCCCGTCAGTGATCCGAATGATAAAACCTTCAACTTCCCAGGGTTATGTGAGCTGAGGAACTGCCTTGCATATTGTTTTAATCATGAGAAAACTCATTGGTTTGTGTGGATCATGAAGGAGTATGGAGTGCCTAAATCTTGGACTAAATTGGCCATCATCCCCTGCCTTCCGCGTCTAACTGATTATCATTTACGGCCATTGTATATCTGGGGAAACAATATTCTTGTGGCGGTTGCATCAAGTTTAAGGATAGTTCTGTATAATTTGGATAATGGTAGCTTTGAATTTCCTGTATTGAAACCTACTCCTTCAATAGGATTGTTCGTCTTTGTTTATCAAGAAAGCTTAGTTTCACCACCATATCCTGGCCTTCCAAGTAGCTCTTTCAGTTAA
- the LOC112776102 gene encoding ruvB-like protein 1: MISWNACSLFACGRVFKVQFSSPFSFACNTLLLQKRIRENMEKMRIEEVQSTTKKQRVATHTHIKGLGLEASGRALPFASGFVGQAEAREACGLVVDMIRQKKMAGRALLLAGPPGTGKTALALGISQELGTKVPFCPMVGSEVYSSEVKKTEVLMENFRRAIGLRIKENKEVYEGEVTELSPEETESVTGGYGKSISHVIIGLKTVKGTKQLKLDPTIYDALIKEKVAVGDVIYIEANSGAVKRVGRSDAFATEFDLEAEEYVPLPKGEVHKKKEIVQDVTLHDLDAANARPQGGQDILSLMGQMMKPRKTEITDKLRQEINKVVNRYIDEGVAELVPGVLFIDEVHMLDMECFSYLNRALESSLSPIVIFATNRGICNVRGTDMTSPHGIPVDLLDRLVIIRTQTYGPAEMIQILAIRAQVEELVVDEESLAFLGEIGQRTSLRHAVQLLSPASVVSKMNGRDSICKGDLDEVCSLYLDAKSSARLLQEQQDKYIS, encoded by the exons ATGATTTCCTGGAATGCATGCTCTCTGTTTGCCTGTGGCCGCGTCTTCAAAGTACAATTTTCGTCTCCATTTTCTTTCGCCTGCAACACTCTTCTTCTGCAAAAGAGAATCAGAGAGAACATGGAGAAGATGAGAATAGAAGAGGTTCAGTCAACTACCAAGAAGCAACGCGTTGCTACTCATACTCACATCAAAGGCTTAGGCCTTGAG GCTAGTGGAAGAGCATTGCCTTTTGCTTCTGGTTTTGTGGGACAAGCAGAGGCAAGAGAAGCATGTGGCCTTGTGGTTGACATGATAAGGCAGAAGAAGATGGCTGGCAGGGCACTCCTCCTTGCCGGTCCACCCGGTACCGGCAAGACTGCATTGGCACTAGGGATAAGTCAAGAGCTTGGAACCAAG GTTCCATTTTGCCCTATGGTTGGCTCAGAAGTATACTCGTCCGAGGTAAAGAAGACAGAGGTTCTGATGGAGAATTTTCGACGGGCTATTGGTCTGCGTATCAAGGAAAACAAGGAAGTTTATGAAGGAGAg GTAACCGAGCTCTCCCCTGAAGAAACTGAGAGTGTAACAGGCGGTTATGGTAAAAGTATAAGCCATGTAATAATTGGATTGAAAACTGTGAAAGGAACCAAGCAACTGAAGTTGGACCCCACCATATATGATGCCTTGATTAAGGAAAAG GTAGCTGTTGGAGATGTTATATACATCGAAGCAAATAGTGGAGCTGTGAAAAGGGTGGGCCGAAGTGATGCTTTCGCTACAGAGTTTGACCTTGAAGCAGAAGAGTATGTCCCACTTCCTAAGGGAGAGGTTCACAAGAAAAAAGAGATTGTTCAG GATGTAACGCTACATGATCTGGATGCTGCCAATGCACGACCTCAAGGTGGGCAAGATATTCTGTCTCTTATGGGACAGATGATGAAACCTAGGAAAACAGAAATCACTGACAAGCTGAGACAAGAAATTAACAAG GTTGTCAACCGATATATTGATGAAGGTGTAGCAGAGCTTGTCCCTGGAGTTCTATTTATTGATGAG GTGCACATGCTAGATATGGAATGCTTTTCCTATTTGAATCGTGCTTTAGAGAGCTCGCTCTCTCCAATAGTAATTTTTGCTACAAACAGAGGGATATGCAATGTGAG AGGGACCGACATGACCAGCCCTCATGGCATACCTGTTGACCTCTTGGATAGGTTGGTAATCATTCGAACACAAACGTATGGTCCTGCTGAAATGATACAG ATTCTAGCTATTCGTGCTCAAGTAGAGGAGCTGGTTGTTGATGAGGAAAGTTTAGCATTCCTCGGGGAAATTGGACAACGGACATCTTTAAG GCATGCTGTTCAACTTCTATCACCTGCCAGCGTTGTATCAAAAATGAATGGCCGAGACAGCATCTGCAAG GGGGATCTTGATGAAGTTTGTTCGCTATACTTGGACGCTAAGTCATCAGCCAGGCTACTTCAAGAGCAGCAGGATAAATACATctcataa
- the LOC112777706 gene encoding F-box/kelch-repeat protein At3g23880-like, which produces MTQPTYYEKRNRKRLRVTRNRLKRLLPSTGTSLGPLSVLPDELIREILLRLPARSLLRFQSVCNSWRTLISSSQFAKDHVRSIAADPSFSHPRVVYHGFWFYRYKRFGDFSVQSLFENPSQPTEVVRFAGKSSHEIIGSCNGLLCLQDNVMGNCIMLWNPCIGLTSQPLEIRGFIGVCGFGYDHVNDEYKFVAVVDQKHKQEPLRFETRIYTFCPNSSKRIIQDTAFKRIIGDGKGVFVPGTATLNWIHWHGLVLSLDLVKETCSEFSLPLNLKAPENKSFVFPHLCMLKNCLAFCCSHEKTHWSVWLLKEYGMPQSWTRLATIHCHHSLLTGAALHPLYIRGNTLLMAVASTSKIVLYNLDDGRLEFPLLKPTPADVPMGLWFYIYHESLVSPSYRCLRNTKGAEQLPVK; this is translated from the exons ATGACGCAGCCTACTTATTATGAGAAGAGGAACAGGAAGCGTTTGAGAGTCACCAGAAACCGCCTGAAACGGCTGCTGCCTTCAACGGGAACCTCATTGGGGCCGCTTTCAGTCCTTCCTGATGAACTCATCAGAGAAATATTGCTGAGGCTTCCGGCGAGGTCGCTGCTTAGGTTTCAGAGTGTGTGCAATTCATGGAGAACCTTAATTTCCAGCTCCCAGTTTGCCAAGGACCATGTTCGTTCAATCGCGGCTGATCCAAGTTTTAGCCATCCACGAGTTGTTTATCATGGTTTTTGGTTCTACAGATACAAAAGATTCGGAGATTTCTCGGTACAATCCTTGTTCGAGAACCCTTCCCAACCTACTGAAGTCGTTCGCTTCGCGGGAAAAAGTAGCCACGAAATTATTGGCTCTTGCAACGGATTGTTGTGCTTGCAAGACAATGTCATGGGTAACTGTATCATGCTGTGGAATCCCTGTATTGGATTGACATCCCAACCGCTGGAAATTCGGGGTTTCATAGGAGTTTGTGGCTTCGGATATGATCATGTGAATGACGAGTATAAGTTTGTTGCGGTTGTTGATCAGAAACATAAACAAGAACCGCTTAGATTTGAAACCAGAATTTATACATTTTGTCCAAACTCTTCAAAGAGAATCATTCAAGATACCGCGTTTAAAAGGATAATTGGTGATGGTAAAGGGGTATTTGTGCCTGGCACCGCCACTCTTAATTGGATTCATTGGCATGGCTTGGTTCTTTCCCTTGACTTGGTGAAGGAGACTTGTAGTGAGTTTTCTCTGCCCCTCAACCTCAAGGCTCCGGAAAATAAATCCTTCGTCTTTCCACACTTATGTATGCTGAAGAACTGCCTTGCATTTTGTTGCAGCCATGAGAAAACTCATTGGTCTGTGTGGCTGCTGAAGGAATATGGAATGCCTCAATCTTGGACTAGATTAGCCACCATCCACTGCCACCACTCACTGCTTACTGGTGCTGCGTTACACCCATTATATATCCGGGGAAATACTCTTCTTATGGCAGTGGCATCAACTTCAAAGATAGTTTTGTATAACTTGGATGATGGCCGCTTAGAATTTCCTCTACTGAAACCTACTCCTGCAGATGTCCCAATGGGATTGTGGTTCTATATTTATCATGAAAGCTTAGTTTCACCATCATATCGTTGCCTTCGAA ATACAAAAGGAGCTGAGCAACTTCCGGTGAAGTAG
- the LOC112778581 gene encoding LOW QUALITY PROTEIN: protein PHOTOPERIOD-INDEPENDENT EARLY FLOWERING 1 (The sequence of the model RefSeq protein was modified relative to this genomic sequence to represent the inferred CDS: inserted 3 bases in 3 codons; deleted 2 bases in 1 codon; substituted 1 base at 1 genomic stop codon), with product MMAFKGSKNKFDHEHKPKPKRQKSLEAPKEPRRPKTHWDHVLEEMVWLSKDFESERKWKLAQAKKVALRASKGMLDQATRGEKKMKEEEQRLRKVALNISKDVKKFWTKIEKLVLYKHQMELDEKKKKALDKQLEFLLGQTERYSSMLAKNLVDPYKPVEKSSAEHHMSSQYKDIDTDIINEPEEADVEHQLDAPDDDEEYDVQSDDESEDDEQTLEEDEAHITKEERQEELAALNDEIDLPIEELLKRYGGRNDESASQESSPEHSEDGDKIARSSDENGDALCANETGTGDSSMDPGRHCGESVGDVATPVNNGDVATPINNQSEYDDHQSENIKEASSEMANEDTTRGFTDEEDDGDFLQTTEDKDDETTLSEEEKLEKVDIIDPNDEIALLQKESDMPIEELLARYKKDLSDDGHGDESDYASPLSEHHEDSSSNEDSGQKDVAVPMEEDIKSENLPAVQPQEKEWEVPHETSEKGEGEYNISDAAAAARSAQPTGITFSTTKVRTKFPFLLKYSLREYQHIGLDWLVTMYEKRLNGILXDEMGLGKTIMTIALLAHLACEKGIWGPHLIVVPTSVMLNWETEFLKWCPAFKILTYFGSAKERKHKRQGWLKPNSFHVCITTYRLVIQDSKVFKRKKWKYLILDEAHLIKNWKSQRWXTLLNFNSKRRILLTGTPLQNDLMELWSLMHFLMPHVFQSHQEFKDWFCNPISGMVEGEEKVNKEVVDRLHNVLRPFLLRRLKRDVEKQLPSKHEHVIYCRLSKRQRNLYEDFIASSETQATLASANFFGMISIIMQLRKVCNHPDLFEGRPIVSSFDMSGIDVXLSSSICSMLFPNPFSIVDLKGLGLLFTHLEYSMTSWESDEVQAIETPSSLIMERTDKGDLEVIKPWSKCRKKLQGTNIFEEIRKAIWEERLKEAKERAAAIAWWNSLRCKRKPIYSTSLRNLVTLKHPVYDIHSXGNPVSYLYSSKLADIVLSPVERFQRMTDVVESFMFAIPAARAPSPVCWCSRSGATVFLHPSYKQKCSEVLSPLLSPIRPAVVRRQVYFPDRRLIQFDCGKLQELAILLRKLKSEGHRALIFTQMTKMLDVLEAFINLYGYTYMRLDGSTQPEERQTLMQRFNTNPKYFLFILSTRSGGVGINLVGADTVIFYDSDWNPAMDQQAQDRCHRIGQTREVHIYRLISESTIEENILKKANQKRALDNLVIQSGGYNTEFFKKLDPMELFSGHRTLQIKNMLEKSQNNGEVSVTNADLEAALKCVEDEADYNALKKVEEEDAVDNQEFTEEAIGRLEEDEYGNEDDMKDDEPAEFGESVSNLSKQNAVMSNGDPKEDAMATVSLKEDDVDMLADVKQMAAAGQAISAFENKLRPIDRYAIRFLELWDPVIDKTALESEVRIEDTEWELDRIERYKEEMEAEIDEDEEPLVYEKWDADFATEAYRQQVETLAQHQLMEELEYEAKQKAEAEEENSKKTPGDSKPKPKKKPKKAKFKSLKKGSLNSGTRPVKEEPQAEPMTIDDDVVSSLALVSPNSAMQKKRKKPKFTSDGEEEKRSKKSKKSKRDLPDVFASDLDSNLLVMHDENAETLVENEQKTSSRNKMGGKISITPMPVKWILMIKPEKVKKGNLWSKDCIPPADTWLPQEDAVLCAVVHEYGSNWSLVSETLYGMTAGGAYRGRYRHPVHCCERFRELFQKYVLYSVDATNNEKTNNAGSGKALLKVTEENIRMLLDVASVQPNRELLLQKHFYALLSCIWKLSSHADRRQNPSATSNGLCFDKSFFSSVGQHSQNSLKKSSERMTFSNSAQCKKLVASALDDTRGRQESDQTLLSNCSEDKPMQVSTDQMDITLEFQKEESDALPSFPSVINLSIQDTELLPSVNKQTGEDGHFRVFTSIAENRFREAARACKEDSSAWASSAFPTNDTRSKPGSRIQSLGKQKFSNTDTAKPSKSKSKRAFTDPSETNHQQTDPSFLSMPSLKDLRFDLNAASTMDDIVVDDLPSSSLPFVLDVENSFDETESFGAVPHDYVAGLISDLDDCTSFPEFNDIG from the exons ATGATGGCATTCAAAGGTTCCAAGAACAAATTTGATCATGAGcataaacctaaacctaaacgaCAAAAG TCACTTGAAGCTCCAAAGGAGCCTCGACGACCGAAAACTCATTGGGACCATGTATTAGAAGAGATGGTGTGGTTGTCAAAG GACTTTGAATCAGAGAGGAAATGGAAACTTGCTCAGGCCAAGAAAGTTGCTTTGAGAGCCAGCAAAGGCATGTTAGATCAGGCTACCAGAGGTGAAAAGAAGATGAAG GAAGAAGAGCAACGCTTACGAAAAGTTGCGCTAAATATTTCTAAGGATGTTAAGAAGTTCTGGACAAAAATAGAAAAGCTG GTTCTTTATAAGCATCAAATGGAGCTTGacgagaagaagaaaaaggcacTTGACAAACAGCTTGAGTTTCTTTTAGGGCAAACTGAGAG GTACTCGTCAATGCTGGCAAAGAATCTTGTGGATCCTTATAAACCGGTTGAGAAAAGTTCTGCTGAGCATCACATGAGTAGTCAATACAAGGATATAGATACAGACATTATTAATGAACCCGAGGAAGCTGATGTTG AGCATCAGTTGGATGCacctgatgatgatgaagaatatGATGTACAATCTGATGATGAATCG GAGGATGATGAGCAAACCCTTGAGGAGGATGAGGCCCATATAACCAAAGAAGAAAGACAAGAGGAATTGGCAGCTTTGAATGATGAAATTGATCTTCCAATTGAGGAGTTACTCAAGCGTTATGGTGGCAGGAATG ATGAATCTGCAAGTCAAGAAAGTAGTCCAGAGCATAGTGAAGATGGTGATAAAATAGCTAGAAGTAGTGATG AAAATGGAGATGCTTTATGCGCCAATGAAACTGGTACAGGCGACTCTAGCATGGACCCTGGTCGACACTGT GGAGAAAGTGTTGGTGACGTAGCTACTCCAGTAAACAATGGTGATGTTGCTACTCCAATAAATAATCAATCTGAATATGACGATCATCAATCTGAAAATATTAAGGAGGCTTCTAGTGAGATGGCTAATGAAGATACTACCCGTGGCTTTACTGATGAAGAG GATGATGGTGACTTCTTGCAAACAACAGAGGACAAG GATGATGAAACAACCTTATCCGAGGAGGAAAAATTGGAAAAAGTAGATATCATTGATCCCAATGATGAG ATTGCATTATTGCAAAAGGAGAGTGACATGCCTATTGAGGAACTACTTGCAAGGTATAAAAAG GACCTGAGTGATGATGGACATGGGGATGAATCTGATTATGCTTCTCCTTTATCTGAGCACCATGAGGACTCTTCAAGCAATGAAGATTCTGGACAGAAGGATGTTGCTGTCCCTATGGAAGAAGATATCAAGTCTGAGAACCTTCCTGCTGTTCAACCTCAGGAAAAAGAATGGGAAGTACCTCATGAAACTTCAGAAAAAGGAGAAGGCGAGTATAATATATCTGACGCAGCTGCTGCAGCAAGATCAGCTCAACCAACTGGAATCACCTTCTCTACAACTAAAGTGCGTACAAAGTTCCCTTTTCTACTGAAGTACTCTCTTCGCGAGTACCaacacattggattagattggctTGTCACAATGTATGAAAAGAGACTGAATGGAATTT GCGATGAAATGGGGCTTGGCAAAACAATTATGACTATAGCTTTGCTTGCTCATCTTGCTTGTGAAAAGGGAATATGGGGTCCACATCTAATCGTGGTGCCAACTAGTGTGATGCTTAACTGGGAGACTGAATTTCTGAAATGGTGTCCTGCTTTCAAAATTTTAACTTACTTTGGGAGTGCAAAGGAGCGGAAACATAAAAGACAAGGATGGTTGAAACCAAACTCATTTCATGTGTGCATAACAACCTATAGATTAGTCATTCAGGATTCCAAAGTTTTTAAGCGCAAAAAGTGGAAATACTTGATCTTAGATGAAGCTCATCTCATTAAAAACTGGAAGTCACAGAGAT CAACACTCTTGAATTTCAACTCAAAACGGCGTATTCTCTTGACTGGCACACCATTGCAGAATGATCTCATGGAGCTGTGGTCTCTCATGCATTTTTTGATGCCACATGTCTTCCAATCTCATCAAGAGTTTAAGGATTGGTTTTGCAATCCTATATCTGGGATGGTAGAGGGAGAGGAGAAAGTTAACAAGGAGGTTGTTGATCGCCTGCATAATGTTCTTCGTCCATTCTTACTCCGCCGGTTGAAGCGAGATGTGGAAAAGCAACTTCCATCGAAACATGAGCATGTCATATACTGTAGACTGTCAAAGCGGCAGCGTAATTTATATGAAGACTTCATTGCTAGTTCAGAGACCCAAGCTACTCTTGCAAGTGCCAACTTTTTTGGGATGATTAGTATTATAATGCAACTTCGTAAGGTTTGCAATCATCCTGACCTATTTGAGGGTCGTCCTATTGTCAGTTCCTTTGACATGTCGGGTATTGATG CATTAAGTTCTTCTATTTGCTCCATGCTTTTTCCTAATCCCTTTTCAATAGTAGACCTAAAAGGCTTAGGCCTCCTATTTACTCATCTTGAATATAGCATGACTTCTTGGGAGAGTGATGAAGTGCAAGCCATTGAGACCCCTTCTAGTTTAATCATGGAACGCACTGATAAGGGTGACCTGGAGGTAATTAAGCCTTGGTCAAAATGTCGAAAAAAGCTACAAGGAACAAACATTTTTGAAGAGATCCGCAAAGCAATTTGGGAAGAGAGGTTGAAAGAGGCGAAGGAACGTGCAGCAGCTATTGCATGGTGGAACTCCTTGAGGTGTAAAAGAAAACCCATCTACTCCACAAGCCTAAGGAATCTTGTTACTCTAAAGCATCCTGTATATGATATTCAT AGTTAAGGAAACCCTGTTTCATATTTGTACTCATCAAAGCTGGCCGACATTGTTCTATCACCAGTCGAACGATTTCAGAGGATGACTGATGTGGTTGAAAGTTTCATGTTTGCCATTCCAGCAGCACGAGCACCCTCTCCAGTTTGCTGGTGCAGCAGAAGTGGGGCAACTGTGTTTCTGCATCCATCTTACAAGCAGAAATGCTCTGAAGTTCTGTCACCATTACTGTCACCAATCAGGCCTGCAGTTGTTCGTAGGCAAGTGTATTTCCCAGATAGGCGTCTGATACAATTTGACTGCGGGAAATTGCAAGAACTCGCAATATTGTTGAGGAAATTAAAATCAGAAGGTCACCGTGCTCTGATATTTACCCAGATGACAAAGATGCTTGATGTGCTGGAAGCATTCATTAATTTGTATGGTTACACTTACATGAGATTAGATGGATCAACTCAACCAGAAGAGAGGCAGACCTTAATGCAGCGCTTTAACACTAACcccaaatattttctttttatcttgtcaACCCGTAGTGGGGGTGTTGGTATCAACCTAGTTGGAGCTGACACTGTTATTTTTTACGATAGTGACTGGAATCCAGCTATGGATCAACAGGCTCAGGATCGTTGCCACAGAATTGGTCAGACACGTGAAGTTCATATCTACAGATTGATTAGTGAAAGCACCATTGAGGAAAATATCTTAAAGAAAGCAAATCAGAAGCGTGCTCTTGACAATCTTGTAATTCAAAGTGGGGGTTATAACACTGAGTTCTTCAAGAAGCTTGATCCTATGGAACTATTTTCAGGCCATAGAACACTTCAGATTAAAAATATGCTGGAGAAATCCCAGAACAATGGGGAAGTGTCTGTAACTAATGCAGACCTAGAGGCTGCATTAAAATGTGTGGAAGATGAAGCAGATTATAATGCATTAAAGAAAGTTGAGGAGGAAGATGCTGTTGACAACCAGGAGTTTACAGAAGAAGCCATTGGGAGActtgaagaggatgagtatggaAATGAAGATGATATGAAGGATGATGAGCCTGCTGAGTTTGGTGAATCTGTGTCCAACTTAAGTAAACAGAATGCAGTAATGTCAAATGGAGATCCCAAGGAAGATGCAATGGCCACTGTTTCTTTAAAAGAAGACGACGTTGACATGTTGGCCGATGTAAAACAGATGGCTGCAGCTGGGCAAGCTATCTCTGCCTTTGAGAATAAGTTGCGTCCTATAGATCGTTATGCCATTCGTTTTCTGGAGCTTTGGGATCCAGTTATAGATAAAACAGCCTTGGAATCTGAAGTCAGGATTGAGGACACGGAATGGGAGTTGGATCGCATTGAAAGGTATAAGGAGGAGATGGAAGCTGAAATTGATGAAGATGAGGAACCTCTTGTATATGAAA AATGGGATGCTGATTTTGCAACTGAGGCATATCGACAGCAAGTAGAGACCTTGGCTCAACATCAG TTGATGGAGGAACTAGAATATGAAGCTAAACAGAAAGCGGAAGCTGAGGAAGAAAATTCTAAAAA GACTCCTGGTGATTCAAAGCCCAAACcgaaaaagaaacccaagaaaGCAAAGTTTAAATCTCTGAAGAAAGGATCTCTAAACTCTGGCACGAGACCTGTAAAAGAAGAGCCACAGGCAGAGCCAATGACTATAGATGATGATGTTGTCAGTAGTCTTGCTCTTGTATCCCCAAATTCAGCTATGCAGAAAAAACGGAAGAAACCTAAATTTACAAGTGATGGTGAGGAAGAAAAGAgatcaaagaagtcaaaaaaatCCAAGAGGGATCTTCCTGATGTTTTTGCTTCAGATTTAGATTCCAACTTATTAGTTATGCATGATGAAAATGCAGAGACTCTGGTTGAGAATGAACAGAAAACGTCAAGCAGAAATAAGATGGGAGGGAAAATATCCATCACTCCAATGCCAGTGAAATGGATCTTGATGATAAAaccagaaaaagtgaaaaagggaaatcTTTGGTCCAAAGATTGTATCCCACCAGCAGATACTTGGTTACCTCAGGAAGATGCAGTATTATGTGCAGTTGTTCATGAATATGGTTCTAACTGGAGTTTGGTTAGCGAAACGCTTTATGGCATGACTGCTGGTGGGGCATATCGGGGAAGATATCGTCATCCTGTCCATTGCTGTGAGAGGTTTAGAGAACTATTCCAGAAATATGTCTTATACTCGGTGGATGCCACAAATAATGAGAAGACAAACAATGCTGGTTCTGGAAAAGCCCTTCTTAAAGTTACAGAG GAGAACATTCGCATGTTGTTAGATGTTGCTTCTGTGCAACCCAATAGGGAATTACTACTGCAGAAGCACTTTTATGCACTGCTTTCTTGTATCTGGAAGCTTTCATCACATGCTGACCGAAGGCAAAATCCATCAGCTACCTCTAATGGTCTCTGTTTTGATAAGAGTTTCTTTAGTTCTGTTGGCCAGCATTCACAGAATTCCTTGAAGAAATCCTCTGAAAGGATGACATTCAGTAATTCGGCCCAGTGCAAGAAGTTAGTAGCTTCTGCACTTGATGACACCAGAGGTAGGCAAGAGAGTGACCAAACCTTACTCTCTAACTGCAGTGAAGACAAACCCATGCAAGTGAGTACAGATCAGATGGATATAACACTGGAGTTCCAGAAAGAGGAGAGTGATGCCTTGCCTTCATTTCCATCTGTTATAAATTTATCAATACAAGATACAGAACTGTTGCCATCTGTAAATAAGCAAACAGGAGAAGATGGTCACTTTAGAGTCTTTACTTCTATTGCTGAGAATCGTTTCAG GGAGGCAGCAAGAGCATGTAAGGAAGACAGTTCAGCATGGGCTTCGTCAGCATTTCCAACAAATGATACAAGATCCAAACCTGGGTCCAGGATACAATCATTGGGAAAGCAGAAGTTTTCTAACACTGACACTGCTAAGCCTTCTAAGTCAAAGTCTAAAAGAGCCTTCACTGATCCTAGTGAGACAAATCACCAACAGACTGATCCTTCATTCCTCTCAATGCCATCACTTAAAGATCTGAGATTTGATCTCAATGCAGCATCCACTATGGATGACATTGTAGTTGATGATTTGCCTAGTAGCAGTCTGCCCTTTGTCCTCGACGTGGAAAATTCATTTGATGAAACGGAGAGTTTTGGAGCAGTCCCGCATGATTATGTAGCTGGTTTAATCTCAGATCTTGATGATTGCACATCATTCCCAGAATTTAACGACATTGGTTAG